A stretch of the Sulfurimonas sp. HSL-1656 genome encodes the following:
- a CDS encoding PP0621 family protein, with protein sequence MLLKILLILGVIAAVYFIFFKKSTPVTKQPKSDSAAKKSDDDTMVPCEACGVFVSVKEAFIKEGKYYCSKSCMEGA encoded by the coding sequence ATGCTCTTGAAAATCCTTCTCATCCTCGGTGTTATCGCCGCCGTCTATTTCATCTTCTTCAAAAAAAGCACCCCCGTAACGAAGCAGCCGAAGTCCGACAGCGCCGCGAAAAAGAGCGACGACGACACGATGGTACCGTGCGAAGCGTGCGGCGTCTTCGTCAGCGTCAAGGAAGCCTTTATCAAAGAGGGGAAATATTACTGTTCGAAAAGCTGCATGGAAGGAGCCTGA
- the rsmG gene encoding 16S rRNA (guanine(527)-N(7))-methyltransferase RsmG has protein sequence MTFAQKIATLPDAPSYLASHLERYRDLLLQWNKIHNLSGYKDAATIEYYLYDALYPVTFLPPVATAMDIGTGAGFPGLILAMAQPQTHWTLVEPLQKRAGFLQFVKATLKLENVTVENCRVEALPDQRFDLITSRAVTDTGMLLNLSAPYRDAETMLLFYKGENVYNEVPEDLPYRIIETDERHYLLINPPKETACS, from the coding sequence ATGACATTCGCCCAGAAGATCGCCACCCTGCCCGATGCCCCCTCTTATCTCGCCTCCCACCTGGAGCGCTACCGCGATCTTCTGCTGCAGTGGAACAAGATCCACAACCTCAGCGGCTACAAAGACGCCGCGACGATCGAGTACTACCTCTATGACGCCCTCTATCCCGTCACCTTCCTGCCGCCGGTTGCGACGGCGATGGATATCGGCACGGGAGCCGGGTTCCCCGGACTGATCCTCGCGATGGCACAGCCCCAGACACACTGGACGCTCGTCGAACCGCTGCAGAAACGGGCCGGGTTTCTGCAGTTCGTCAAAGCGACGCTGAAACTGGAAAACGTCACCGTGGAAAACTGCCGCGTCGAGGCGCTTCCCGACCAGCGCTTCGACCTCATCACCTCGCGGGCCGTCACCGACACCGGGATGCTCCTGAACCTCAGCGCCCCCTACCGGGATGCGGAGACGATGCTCCTCTTTTACAAAGGCGAGAACGTCTATAATGAAGTCCCGGAAGATCTGCCCTACCGTATCATCGAAACCGATGAGCGGCACTACCTTCTCATTAACCCGCCCAAGGAGACCGCATGCTCTTGA
- the ribA gene encoding GTP cyclohydrolase II — protein MLQNIKISDVANLPSRFGKFKVQAFKQGYKEHLAILREPFGETPIVRVHSECLTGDALGSLKCDCGDQLAFALNMIEKEGGIVIYLRQEGRNIGLLNKINAYALQDKGFDTVAANHQLGFAADERTYEMVQFILAHYGITKIRLLTNNPQKINALEGVEIVERLPIVIDPNEHNENYLQVKKEQMGHLI, from the coding sequence TTGCTTCAAAATATAAAAATTTCTGATGTTGCCAACCTCCCGTCACGTTTCGGGAAGTTCAAAGTCCAGGCCTTCAAGCAGGGCTATAAAGAGCACCTGGCGATCCTGCGGGAACCCTTCGGCGAGACCCCGATCGTGCGGGTCCACTCCGAGTGCCTCACCGGGGATGCCCTGGGCAGTCTCAAATGCGACTGCGGTGACCAGCTGGCTTTCGCCCTCAACATGATCGAAAAAGAGGGCGGCATCGTCATCTACCTGCGCCAGGAGGGCCGCAATATCGGCCTGCTCAACAAGATCAACGCCTATGCGCTGCAGGATAAAGGGTTCGACACCGTCGCCGCCAACCACCAGCTGGGCTTTGCGGCCGACGAACGCACCTACGAGATGGTCCAGTTCATCCTGGCCCACTACGGCATTACGAAGATCCGCCTGCTGACCAACAACCCGCAGAAGATCAATGCGCTGGAGGGGGTTGAGATCGTCGAGCGGCTGCCCATCGTCATCGACCCCAACGAGCACAACGAGAACTATCTTCAGGTCAAAAAAGAGCAGATGGGGCACCTCATTTAA
- the hemB gene encoding porphobilinogen synthase, whose amino-acid sequence MFQRFRRNRLNSHLRALVREYHVRADDFIYPLFVRSGEGIKSEVASMPGVYQMSIDEAIRECETLKALGIYSIILFGIPDVKDSVGSDALDENGIIATAVKAIKRAHPEIFVVTDLCFCEYTDHGHCGIIDHVHETVDNDATLAISGQQAIVHAQAGADMIAPSGMMDGIIETLRTALDGNGYENLPVMSYSTKFASGYYGPFRDVAESTPSFGDRATYQMDPANRREAIAESIADEMQGADILMVKPALAYLDIIRDIREATSLPLAVYNVSGEYAMLKHAGKAGLIDYERVMMETMLGFKRAGADIIISYHAKEVAGLL is encoded by the coding sequence ATGTTCCAACGTTTCCGCCGTAACCGGCTCAACTCTCACCTGCGTGCTTTGGTGCGCGAATACCACGTCCGTGCGGACGATTTCATCTATCCTCTTTTCGTGCGTTCGGGCGAAGGCATCAAGAGCGAAGTGGCGTCGATGCCCGGCGTCTACCAGATGAGTATCGACGAAGCGATCCGGGAGTGCGAGACGCTCAAGGCGCTGGGGATCTACTCCATTATCCTCTTCGGGATCCCCGACGTCAAGGACTCCGTCGGCTCCGATGCCCTGGATGAGAACGGCATCATCGCCACGGCCGTCAAGGCAATCAAACGGGCCCACCCCGAGATATTCGTCGTCACCGACCTCTGCTTCTGCGAGTACACTGACCACGGCCATTGCGGTATCATCGACCATGTACACGAAACCGTCGACAACGATGCGACGCTCGCCATCTCCGGCCAGCAGGCGATCGTCCATGCCCAGGCGGGCGCGGACATGATCGCCCCTTCGGGGATGATGGACGGGATCATCGAGACCCTGCGCACGGCACTCGACGGCAACGGCTACGAGAACCTCCCGGTGATGAGCTATTCGACGAAGTTCGCCAGCGGCTACTACGGCCCGTTCCGTGACGTCGCCGAATCGACACCGTCGTTCGGGGACCGTGCCACCTACCAGATGGACCCGGCCAACCGCCGCGAGGCGATCGCCGAGAGCATCGCCGACGAGATGCAGGGGGCGGACATCCTGATGGTCAAACCGGCCCTGGCCTACCTTGACATTATCCGCGATATCCGCGAAGCGACCTCCCTGCCGCTCGCGGTCTACAACGTCAGCGGCGAATACGCCATGCTCAAGCATGCCGGCAAAGCCGGGCTGATCGATTACGAACGGGTGATGATGGAGACGATGCTGGGCTTCAAACGCGCCGGTGCGGACATCATTATCAGCTACCACGCCAAAGAGGTGGCGGGGCTGCTGTAA
- the argF gene encoding ornithine carbamoyltransferase: protein MRHFLTLRDYTKEEILSIIDLGLQIKSECKRREHKPYLDKQTLAMIFEKSSTRTRVSFETGIYQLGGQGLFLSNRDIHLGRGEPVKDTARVISSMCDMVMIRTFEHSMLEEFASYSKVPVINGLTDSYHPVQLLADYMTMIEHGQAENPVVAYVGDGNNMTHSWLMLAAKLGFELRVATPKGYEVDAAILEDALAMAAQSGAVIKVGNDPEEAIAGATVVTTDTWASMGQEDEKEQRIRDFAGYIVDEAKMALAGQDAIFLHCLPAYRGQEVSAEVLEGPHSVIFDEAENRLHAQKGLMVWLDRAR, encoded by the coding sequence ATGCGACACTTTTTAACCCTCAGAGATTACACGAAAGAGGAGATCCTCTCCATCATCGACCTCGGACTGCAGATCAAGTCCGAGTGCAAACGCCGCGAGCACAAGCCCTACCTGGACAAGCAGACGCTGGCGATGATCTTCGAGAAGAGTTCGACACGGACCCGCGTCAGTTTTGAGACCGGGATCTACCAGCTCGGCGGACAGGGGCTTTTCCTCTCCAACCGCGACATCCACCTTGGCCGTGGCGAACCGGTCAAAGATACGGCCCGCGTCATCTCCTCTATGTGCGACATGGTGATGATCCGCACCTTTGAGCATAGCATGCTCGAAGAGTTTGCCTCCTACTCAAAAGTCCCCGTCATCAATGGCCTTACCGACAGCTACCACCCGGTGCAGCTTCTGGCGGATTATATGACGATGATCGAACACGGCCAGGCGGAGAACCCTGTTGTCGCCTATGTCGGCGACGGCAACAACATGACCCACTCCTGGCTGATGCTCGCCGCGAAGCTCGGGTTCGAACTGCGGGTCGCGACGCCGAAGGGGTACGAGGTGGATGCTGCGATCCTCGAAGATGCCCTGGCGATGGCCGCGCAGAGCGGTGCCGTCATCAAGGTCGGGAACGATCCGGAAGAGGCTATTGCCGGTGCGACGGTCGTCACCACGGACACCTGGGCCTCCATGGGGCAGGAAGACGAGAAAGAGCAGCGCATTCGCGATTTCGCCGGCTACATCGTCGACGAAGCGAAGATGGCGCTTGCCGGGCAAGATGCGATCTTCCTGCACTGTCTGCCCGCCTACCGCGGACAGGAAGTGAGCGCAGAGGTCCTCGAAGGGCCGCATAGCGTCATCTTTGACGAGGCGGAAAACCGCCTGCATGCGCAAAAAGGATTGATGGTCTGGCTCGATCGGGCACGTTAA
- a CDS encoding multiheme c-type cytochrome, which produces MKRFAATLLTFAAIGASLYATEAAPELNSQYHDSSKCKACHATIVNEWAGSYHAKSHYKHDEYLRQSMEYYARKTRKPINAVKVECAACHNPRVAVTKTDINYQIDVLMGLDEGSEVNAAVSDSALSEGVNCLVCHNVDSIKHDLPADKRGVHRIQWNPVGIMSGPIEDAKSPYHKTQYRDFFGKDPKQLCFVCHANDRSTENFVFANTQNEYKDTKKQCADCHMSPKKEGFASNLPIDNGKPKKRMVREHGFVGAHTNWLWQDALGIEAKKSGDSFIVTLTNENPHNIPTGFGARELILDVIYRSGSKVIETKSISMTQHYTDKRGKPTIPHLAASATEDMSVPARGTKTFKVPMVKGTGQVTFELHYRLVNDEIRSLLELKQPQWSEKKFINRTTIRL; this is translated from the coding sequence ATGAAACGTTTTGCCGCGACTCTCCTGACGTTTGCCGCTATCGGCGCCTCACTGTATGCTACGGAGGCTGCCCCCGAACTGAACTCTCAGTACCACGACTCTAGCAAGTGTAAAGCCTGCCACGCCACCATTGTCAATGAATGGGCCGGTTCCTATCACGCCAAATCACATTATAAACATGACGAGTACCTTCGCCAGTCGATGGAGTACTACGCGCGTAAAACGCGCAAACCGATCAACGCCGTCAAGGTCGAGTGTGCCGCCTGCCATAACCCCCGTGTTGCCGTGACAAAAACGGATATCAACTACCAGATCGACGTTCTGATGGGACTGGATGAAGGGAGCGAGGTCAATGCCGCGGTCAGCGACAGTGCGCTCTCCGAGGGGGTCAACTGCCTCGTCTGCCACAATGTCGACAGCATCAAACACGATCTTCCCGCGGACAAGCGCGGGGTGCACCGAATCCAGTGGAACCCGGTCGGTATCATGAGCGGCCCGATCGAGGACGCGAAGTCTCCGTATCATAAGACGCAGTACCGCGATTTCTTCGGCAAAGACCCCAAGCAGCTCTGTTTCGTCTGCCACGCCAATGACCGTTCAACGGAGAACTTCGTCTTTGCGAACACGCAGAATGAGTACAAAGATACGAAAAAACAGTGTGCCGACTGCCACATGAGCCCGAAAAAAGAGGGATTTGCATCAAACCTCCCGATCGACAACGGCAAACCGAAGAAACGGATGGTCCGCGAGCACGGGTTTGTCGGTGCCCATACGAACTGGCTCTGGCAGGATGCCCTGGGGATTGAAGCGAAAAAGAGCGGGGACAGCTTTATCGTGACGCTCACCAATGAGAACCCGCACAATATCCCGACGGGATTCGGTGCAAGGGAGCTGATCCTCGACGTCATCTACCGCAGCGGCTCGAAAGTGATCGAGACCAAGAGTATTTCGATGACCCAGCACTATACGGATAAACGCGGCAAGCCGACCATTCCACACCTGGCGGCATCCGCGACCGAGGATATGTCCGTACCGGCACGCGGTACCAAAACCTTCAAAGTCCCGATGGTCAAGGGAACAGGGCAGGTGACATTCGAACTCCACTACCGTTTGGTGAATGATGAGATCAGGTCACTGCTGGAGCTCAAACAGCCGCAGTGGAGCGAGAAGAAGTTTATCAACCGTACGACTATTAGGCTCTAA
- the trpS gene encoding tryptophan--tRNA ligase, translated as MRVFTGIQPSGDLHIGNYFGSIKAMVDSQAENEVFAFIANYHAMTTVQDGARLSELTMQAATDFLALGIDPEKSTFWVQSDVKEVLELYWFLSSFTPMGLLERAHSYKDKVAKGISANHSLFAYPVLMAADILLYDVDVVPVGKDQIQHVEIARDIAIRFNNAYGDILKLPEFRVDENVATVPGIDGQKMSKSYGNTINIFGDEKAQLKTIKKIVTEAVPMEEPKEWRGCNVYNIAKLFLDEDECLALQERYERGGEGHGHFKLYLAEVIWEHFRPYREKRAYYEAHQDEVRDILKAGAAKASEAAREITEKVRSVTGAAY; from the coding sequence ATGAGAGTTTTTACGGGCATCCAACCCTCCGGTGACCTGCATATCGGCAACTATTTCGGCTCGATCAAAGCCATGGTCGATTCGCAGGCGGAGAACGAGGTTTTTGCCTTTATCGCCAACTATCACGCCATGACGACGGTCCAGGACGGTGCACGCCTCTCTGAACTGACGATGCAGGCCGCCACCGATTTTCTCGCCCTGGGCATCGACCCGGAAAAATCGACCTTCTGGGTCCAAAGCGACGTCAAAGAGGTCCTCGAGCTCTACTGGTTTCTCTCCTCCTTCACCCCGATGGGACTGCTCGAGCGTGCCCACAGCTACAAAGACAAGGTGGCAAAAGGCATTTCCGCCAACCACAGCCTCTTCGCCTACCCGGTGCTGATGGCCGCGGACATCCTGCTCTACGACGTCGATGTCGTTCCCGTCGGCAAAGACCAGATCCAGCACGTCGAGATCGCGCGTGATATCGCCATCCGTTTCAACAATGCCTACGGCGACATCCTGAAGCTGCCCGAATTCCGCGTCGACGAAAACGTGGCGACGGTCCCGGGCATCGACGGCCAGAAGATGAGCAAAAGCTACGGCAACACGATCAATATCTTCGGCGACGAGAAGGCGCAGCTCAAGACGATCAAAAAGATCGTCACCGAAGCCGTCCCGATGGAGGAGCCCAAAGAGTGGCGCGGATGCAACGTCTACAATATCGCCAAACTCTTCCTCGACGAGGATGAGTGCCTCGCCCTGCAGGAGCGCTACGAGCGCGGCGGCGAAGGGCACGGCCACTTCAAGCTCTACCTGGCCGAAGTCATCTGGGAACACTTCCGCCCCTACCGCGAAAAGCGCGCCTACTACGAGGCGCACCAGGACGAGGTCCGCGATATCCTCAAAGCCGGTGCGGCCAAGGCCAGTGAAGCCGCCCGCGAGATCACGGAGAAGGTCCGCAGCGTCACCGGCGCCGCTTACTGA
- the raiA gene encoding ribosome-associated translation inhibitor RaiA: protein MNTPIRTKDITLTDNTRDHVQKAKEQFMKFGLDITTINVLLSKVKNGVEAEFDIHIAHNTPVVITQQDDDLDAAIDMAVERANKALRRLHDKLKSHRGPGLKDLEVQEA, encoded by the coding sequence ATGAATACTCCTATTCGCACAAAAGATATTACTCTGACGGACAACACCCGCGACCACGTTCAAAAAGCCAAAGAACAGTTTATGAAATTCGGACTCGATATTACGACGATCAATGTGCTTCTGAGCAAAGTGAAAAACGGTGTTGAAGCGGAATTTGACATTCATATCGCCCACAACACGCCTGTCGTCATTACACAGCAGGACGACGATCTCGATGCAGCGATCGATATGGCCGTAGAGCGCGCGAACAAAGCGCTCCGCCGTCTGCATGACAAACTCAAATCCCACCGCGGCCCCGGCCTGAAAGATCTCGAGGTCCAGGAAGCCTAA
- the trxC gene encoding thioredoxin TrxC, translating into MEKRKVVCPHCGQVNAVPVKETYAKANCGHCRHSLLDTKPIALDPSAFDNQIANSDIPVIVDFWAPWCGPCRMMAPAFEEAASSFVLKARFAKVNTEEQQALASRFHIQSIPTLIAFKGGWEVDRVSGALSAEQLRQWVGRFL; encoded by the coding sequence ATGGAAAAGCGCAAAGTGGTCTGCCCCCACTGCGGGCAGGTCAATGCCGTCCCGGTCAAAGAGACCTATGCCAAGGCCAACTGCGGCCACTGCAGACACTCCCTGCTCGATACGAAACCCATCGCCCTCGATCCAAGCGCCTTCGACAACCAGATCGCCAACAGCGACATTCCGGTCATCGTCGATTTCTGGGCACCGTGGTGCGGCCCCTGCCGCATGATGGCCCCGGCGTTCGAGGAAGCGGCCTCCTCCTTCGTGCTGAAAGCCCGCTTCGCCAAGGTCAATACGGAAGAGCAGCAGGCACTGGCATCGCGCTTTCATATCCAGTCCATCCCGACGCTGATCGCCTTCAAAGGGGGGTGGGAAGTCGACCGGGTTTCCGGCGCCCTCAGCGCCGAGCAGCTCCGGCAGTGGGTCGGACGTTTTCTCTGA
- the hemJ gene encoding protoporphyrinogen oxidase HemJ, translating to MEYYTWILAFHVMSLISWMAVLFYLPRLFVYHTEHAGNAGFVEVVKIQEYKIYHYIGVPAMWATILSGGAMIALNPSLFQSGGWLHAKLTAALLLIIYHFTLGRYKKQLAEGTCTKSGKFFRAYNEVPTLLMIFIVIMVIIKPF from the coding sequence ATGGAATATTACACTTGGATACTCGCCTTTCACGTTATGAGCCTTATCAGCTGGATGGCCGTGCTGTTTTACCTGCCGCGCCTCTTTGTCTACCATACCGAACATGCCGGAAATGCCGGCTTCGTCGAGGTCGTCAAGATCCAGGAATACAAGATCTACCACTATATCGGTGTGCCCGCGATGTGGGCAACGATCCTGAGCGGCGGGGCGATGATCGCACTGAACCCTTCGCTGTTCCAGAGCGGCGGCTGGCTGCATGCGAAACTGACGGCGGCCCTGCTGCTGATCATCTACCACTTTACGCTTGGACGCTACAAGAAGCAGCTGGCCGAGGGAACATGCACCAAAAGCGGGAAGTTCTTCCGCGCCTACAACGAAGTTCCGACCCTGCTGATGATTTTTATCGTCATCATGGTCATTATCAAACCTTTCTAA
- the der gene encoding ribosome biogenesis GTPase Der yields MKKLAIIGRPNVGKSSFFNRLLKERDAITSEMAGTTRDVKKRVATVLDREVEVLDTGGLDEGSELFDKVREKSITAAKEADIILFMVDGKNLPIEEDKKLFHELEAMGKSMALVVNKIDNDKMNEKVWEYYEFGTQTIFGISVSHNRSINPLLEWIAKQLPYIPKAEELAAAEPDMMDEFDDLLDAYMEDEEESSIYDENDEMKESDEDPNHINVAIIGRVNVGKSSMLNALLGEERSVVSDVAGTTIDPIDETITRDDKTITFIDTAGIRKRGKIEGIERYALYRTRTMLERANLALLVLDASEPFTDLDEKIAGLIDDNRLACMIVLNKWDKAPKEDYDKIVQQVRDRFKFLHYAPVITVSALTKQRIHKLYDMIIQINDNYSQRITTSRLNEALGFAMRKHPIPSMNGQMIRIYYATQYASRPPQIALIMNKPKGLHFTYRRFLANQLREAFNFEGTPLLFKAKKRGEK; encoded by the coding sequence ATGAAAAAACTAGCCATTATCGGCCGTCCGAACGTAGGGAAAAGCTCCTTTTTCAATCGTCTGCTGAAAGAACGGGATGCCATTACGTCGGAGATGGCGGGGACGACGCGCGACGTTAAAAAACGTGTTGCCACGGTCCTTGACCGGGAGGTCGAAGTCCTCGATACCGGCGGGCTCGACGAAGGAAGCGAACTCTTTGACAAGGTACGCGAAAAGTCGATCACTGCCGCGAAAGAGGCGGATATTATCCTGTTCATGGTCGACGGCAAGAACCTGCCGATCGAAGAGGACAAGAAGCTCTTCCACGAACTCGAAGCGATGGGCAAAAGCATGGCCCTCGTCGTCAACAAGATCGATAACGACAAGATGAATGAGAAGGTGTGGGAGTACTACGAGTTCGGAACCCAGACGATCTTCGGTATCTCCGTCTCCCATAACCGCTCCATCAACCCGCTGCTCGAATGGATCGCCAAACAGCTGCCCTACATCCCCAAGGCCGAAGAACTGGCTGCGGCGGAACCGGATATGATGGATGAGTTCGACGACCTGCTCGATGCGTACATGGAGGATGAGGAAGAGAGCTCCATCTACGACGAAAACGACGAAATGAAAGAGAGCGATGAGGATCCGAACCATATCAACGTGGCGATCATCGGCCGGGTCAACGTCGGGAAGAGCTCTATGCTCAACGCCCTGCTGGGGGAAGAGCGTTCCGTCGTCAGCGATGTCGCCGGGACCACCATCGATCCCATCGACGAAACGATCACACGCGATGACAAGACCATCACCTTTATCGATACGGCCGGTATCCGCAAGCGCGGGAAGATCGAGGGGATCGAACGTTATGCGCTCTACCGCACCCGTACGATGCTCGAGCGGGCAAATCTCGCCCTGCTGGTGCTCGATGCTTCCGAGCCGTTCACGGACCTCGATGAGAAGATCGCCGGCCTCATCGATGACAACCGCCTCGCCTGTATGATCGTGCTCAACAAATGGGACAAGGCGCCCAAAGAGGACTACGACAAGATCGTTCAGCAGGTGCGCGACCGTTTCAAGTTCCTGCACTATGCGCCGGTCATTACCGTTTCGGCACTGACGAAGCAGCGCATCCACAAGCTCTACGACATGATCATCCAGATCAACGACAACTACTCGCAGCGCATCACGACCTCGCGCCTCAACGAGGCGCTGGGCTTCGCGATGCGTAAACACCCGATCCCTTCGATGAACGGGCAGATGATCCGCATCTACTACGCCACGCAGTACGCGTCGCGCCCGCCGCAGATCGCGCTGATCATGAACAAGCCCAAGGGCCTGCACTTCACCTACCGCCGTTTCCTCGCCAACCAGCTGCGCGAGGCCTTCAATTTCGAGGGGACCCCGCTGCTCTTCAAAGCGAAGAAGCGGGGCGAAAAGTAG
- a CDS encoding UDP-2,3-diacylglucosamine diphosphatase yields MDNSATRYRSVFLSDIHLGSRHSQADALLEFFRDFECEHLFLVGDIIDGWALRRRWSWPQEHSDVIQKLLRRARKGTRIVYVLGNHDEFVRSFLPLTLGDNIEVTNEHHFTAADGREYLVTHGDFFDSITMTKKWLAKFGDISYEMLLKLNKPINRIRSLIGYKRFWSLSNFAKQSVKKAVMFIDDYEQVLVSEAKRREFDGVICGHIHKAENRDIDGIHYLNCGDWVESCTAVVETMEGEWKLLHFHRQQVEEEPLLLAAG; encoded by the coding sequence ATGGATAACAGCGCCACGCGATACCGTTCCGTCTTTCTCTCCGACATCCACCTGGGGTCCCGCCACTCCCAGGCCGACGCCCTGCTCGAATTTTTCCGCGATTTCGAATGCGAGCACCTCTTTCTTGTCGGCGACATCATTGACGGCTGGGCGCTGCGCCGCCGCTGGAGCTGGCCGCAGGAGCACTCCGACGTCATTCAGAAACTGCTTCGCCGTGCCCGCAAGGGAACCAGGATCGTCTACGTGCTCGGCAACCACGACGAATTTGTCCGCTCCTTTCTCCCCCTGACCCTGGGCGACAATATCGAAGTGACGAACGAACACCACTTTACCGCGGCCGACGGGCGGGAGTACCTCGTCACCCACGGCGACTTTTTCGACAGTATCACGATGACAAAAAAGTGGCTGGCCAAGTTCGGCGATATCAGCTATGAAATGCTGCTGAAGCTCAACAAACCCATCAACCGTATCCGGAGCCTGATCGGGTACAAACGGTTCTGGTCCCTTTCAAACTTCGCCAAGCAGAGCGTCAAAAAAGCGGTCATGTTCATTGACGATTACGAACAGGTACTCGTATCCGAAGCGAAGCGGAGGGAATTCGACGGGGTGATCTGCGGGCACATCCACAAAGCGGAGAACCGTGACATCGACGGGATACACTACCTCAACTGCGGCGACTGGGTGGAATCGTGTACGGCGGTGGTGGAGACGATGGAGGGGGAGTGGAAACTGCTGCATTTCCACCGGCAGCAGGTCGAAGAGGAGCCGCTGCTTCTGGCCGCGGGCTGA
- a CDS encoding glycosyltransferase family 1 protein, whose amino-acid sequence MDTKVLLISDTVYDANGVSRFIQDMAAQSRQRDGRFSVLSSSPLGGQSTENNIVNIRPFWYVRMPFYKEQYLTIVPPWMQMYRYVKAASPDVIHISTPGPLGICAMLIAKRCGIPVAGTYHTDFPSYIRKQMKLELAEAVTRRFMRFFFQRMQRVFSRSQHYMTVLEDELNMEARKLRFLPPGSNTERFSLLHRDASVWPRFDIRSDSLKILYVGRLSVEKNFLFVVDLFEALQQRCDVPLSLIVVGEGTLAESVSRRRNSHIHLLGLQGGPDLSALYASSDLMLFASVTETLGQVVMEAQASGLPCIVSDQGGVTDTVEHGKTGYCLSVADMSAWTDAALKLIADKGLRERMGSAAHGRMQGRSIVQTYERFMQAHDEIVKS is encoded by the coding sequence ATGGATACAAAGGTATTACTGATCAGCGACACGGTTTACGACGCCAACGGGGTGTCGCGTTTCATTCAGGATATGGCGGCACAGTCGCGCCAGAGGGACGGCCGCTTTTCCGTATTGAGCTCGTCCCCGTTGGGCGGGCAGTCGACCGAGAACAATATCGTCAACATTCGGCCCTTCTGGTATGTCCGGATGCCTTTTTACAAAGAGCAGTACCTCACGATCGTACCGCCTTGGATGCAGATGTACCGCTACGTCAAAGCGGCATCCCCGGACGTCATCCATATCTCGACACCGGGGCCGCTGGGGATCTGTGCCATGCTTATCGCGAAGCGGTGCGGTATCCCCGTGGCGGGGACCTACCATACGGATTTTCCCTCCTATATCCGTAAACAGATGAAGCTGGAACTGGCCGAAGCGGTGACGCGGAGGTTCATGCGTTTCTTTTTTCAGCGCATGCAGCGGGTCTTCTCCAGGTCGCAGCACTACATGACGGTGTTGGAAGATGAACTGAATATGGAAGCGCGGAAATTGCGATTCCTGCCGCCGGGGAGCAACACGGAGCGTTTTTCGCTCCTGCACCGGGATGCATCGGTCTGGCCCCGTTTCGACATCCGCTCCGACAGCCTGAAGATCCTCTACGTCGGGCGGCTCAGCGTCGAGAAGAACTTCCTCTTCGTTGTCGATCTCTTCGAAGCGCTTCAGCAGCGTTGCGACGTGCCGCTCTCCCTGATCGTCGTCGGGGAGGGGACCCTGGCCGAGAGCGTGAGCCGGCGGCGCAACAGCCATATCCATCTGCTGGGCCTGCAGGGCGGCCCGGACCTCTCCGCGCTCTATGCCTCGTCGGACCTGATGCTCTTCGCCTCCGTCACCGAAACGCTGGGGCAGGTCGTGATGGAGGCCCAGGCTTCCGGACTTCCCTGCATCGTCAGCGACCAGGGAGGCGTGACCGATACCGTTGAACACGGTAAAACAGGCTACTGCCTCTCTGTGGCAGATATGTCCGCATGGACGGACGCTGCATTGAAGCTTATTGCCGACAAAGGGCTCCGCGAACGTATGGGCAGTGCGGCACATGGAAGGATGCAGGGGCGTTCGATCGTGCAGACCTATGAGCGCTTTATGCAGGCGCATGATGAGATCGTTAAGAGTTAA